From the genome of Pelobacter propionicus DSM 2379, one region includes:
- a CDS encoding UDP-N-acetylmuramoyl-tripeptide--D-alanyl-D-alanine ligase — MFSIAEIAAATAGGFQGDRSARVSGVSTDSRTVAAGQLFVPLRGERFDGHDFIPQVAAKGVAAVLADQSFDGEIPPGLTVVRVVDTLVALGDLAAAYRRRFDLPLVGITGSNGKTTTKEMLATILEQTGPGLKTAGNLNNLIGLPQMLFRLDASHGWAVLEMGMSEPGEIDRLAEVAAPQTGIVLNACPAHLESMGSVEGVARAKGELLLRLPAGGCAIINADDPLIAGQPSPPGVRRLTFGLGDADVRATEITSLGIGGQSFLLHLGEIVLPVVLWSYGRHAVYNALAAAAAAHGLGIAAELIQSGLERFRPYDKRFQLEDVGGLVLIDDSYNANPASMEAALTTLGELKGGGRAFVALGDMLEMGSNEAELHRALGVRAAAVADRLYLCGPLMAHAAVGALSAGMVEEQVMRIPDHDEIAASILRQARPGDFVLVKGSRGMRMEKVAEAIRGRTFLGRRPPVADPTA; from the coding sequence ATGTTCAGCATTGCGGAGATAGCCGCTGCCACCGCGGGCGGCTTCCAGGGTGACCGGTCGGCCCGGGTGAGCGGGGTCTCCACCGATTCGCGCACGGTCGCGGCTGGCCAGCTGTTCGTGCCGCTTAGGGGAGAGCGCTTCGACGGCCACGACTTCATCCCCCAGGTGGCTGCCAAGGGAGTTGCCGCCGTGCTGGCTGACCAGAGCTTCGACGGGGAGATTCCCCCCGGACTGACCGTTGTCAGGGTCGTGGATACGCTGGTCGCCCTGGGTGACCTGGCAGCCGCCTACCGCAGGCGCTTTGACCTGCCGCTGGTCGGTATCACCGGCAGCAACGGCAAGACCACCACCAAGGAGATGCTGGCAACCATCCTGGAGCAGACCGGACCGGGGCTGAAGACGGCCGGCAACCTGAACAACCTGATCGGCTTGCCGCAGATGCTGTTCAGGCTTGATGCCTCCCATGGCTGGGCCGTGCTGGAGATGGGCATGAGCGAGCCGGGCGAGATCGACCGCCTGGCCGAGGTCGCCGCCCCCCAGACCGGTATCGTGCTCAACGCCTGTCCCGCACACCTGGAGAGCATGGGGAGCGTTGAAGGGGTGGCCAGGGCAAAGGGAGAGCTGTTGCTGCGCCTCCCCGCCGGAGGGTGCGCCATCATCAATGCCGACGATCCCCTGATCGCCGGACAGCCATCACCCCCAGGGGTGCGGCGACTCACCTTCGGCCTGGGCGACGCCGACGTGCGCGCCACGGAGATCACCTCGCTGGGAATCGGCGGCCAGAGCTTCCTGCTTCACCTGGGAGAAATTGTCCTTCCCGTGGTCTTGTGGTCATACGGCAGGCACGCCGTCTATAACGCCCTGGCAGCGGCTGCGGCCGCCCATGGCTTGGGTATCGCGGCCGAACTGATCCAGAGTGGCCTGGAACGCTTCCGCCCCTACGACAAACGCTTCCAGCTGGAAGATGTGGGCGGCCTGGTGCTGATCGATGACAGCTACAACGCCAACCCCGCCTCCATGGAGGCGGCCCTGACCACCCTGGGGGAGCTGAAGGGGGGAGGGCGGGCCTTCGTGGCCCTGGGGGACATGCTGGAGATGGGGAGCAACGAAGCGGAGCTGCACCGTGCCCTGGGAGTACGGGCCGCCGCGGTGGCGGACCGGCTCTACCTCTGCGGCCCCTTGATGGCCCACGCGGCGGTGGGGGCCTTGTCGGCCGGAATGGTTGAGGAGCAGGTCATGCGCATCCCGGACCACGACGAGATCGCTGCCAGCATCCTGCGTCAGGCGCGTCCGGGAGATTTCGTGCTGGTCAAGGGATCGCGCGGCATGCGCATGGAAAAGGTCGCCGAGGCGATCCGGGGCCGGACGTTCCTAGGGAGACGGCCCCCTGTGGCTGACCCCACAGCGTAA
- a CDS encoding UDP-N-acetylmuramoyl-L-alanyl-D-glutamate--2,6-diaminopimelate ligase: MKLTQLLAALDSHDLHGDGAVEIKALTCDSRGIVPDSLFFALRGAAMDGHDFIPAAVQAGAVAVVLEDESRAPAAIPWVRVRDGRSAMAWMAAEFHGNPTSRLPLIGITGTNGKTTTTYLIEAILRAAGIPAAVLGTISYRFGDTVITASHTTPESTELQAAFTQLAAAGAKAFVMEVSSHALEQKRVDGCHFDVGIFSNLTRDHLDYHVTMESYREAKLRLFSELLKPTADKPLRRAAINMDDEQGATVAARAACPVIGYGICRGDVRAEELSLSVDGIRARLVTPKGSIDVSSRLLGRFNLSNILAAVSAGIALDLPLEAIRAGIEGHATVPGRMERVDNRCGITLLVDYAHTGDALENVLTTLKELAQGRIITVFGCGGDRDPGKRPIMGRIAASMSDLAIVTSDNPRTEDPFSILEQIRGGITPLGIREYGVDELADRSGKGLAEGADKGFVSLENRREAISLAVRLARPGDIVLLAGKGHEDYQIIGRTKHHFDDREEARLALAEKEG; this comes from the coding sequence ATGAAGCTTACCCAGTTGCTGGCAGCGCTTGACAGCCATGACCTTCATGGCGATGGCGCAGTGGAGATCAAGGCCCTGACCTGCGACTCGCGTGGCATTGTCCCGGATTCGCTCTTCTTTGCCCTGCGGGGGGCCGCCATGGACGGCCACGACTTCATACCGGCGGCCGTGCAGGCCGGCGCCGTCGCGGTGGTGCTGGAGGACGAGAGCCGTGCGCCTGCCGCCATTCCCTGGGTCAGGGTCAGGGACGGGCGCAGCGCCATGGCCTGGATGGCGGCGGAATTCCACGGCAACCCCACGTCCCGTCTGCCGCTGATCGGCATAACCGGCACCAACGGCAAGACCACCACCACCTATCTGATCGAGGCGATCCTCCGTGCGGCCGGTATTCCGGCGGCGGTGCTGGGCACCATCAGCTACCGCTTTGGCGACACGGTCATCACCGCTTCCCACACCACACCGGAATCCACCGAGTTGCAGGCCGCCTTCACGCAACTGGCCGCAGCCGGCGCCAAGGCCTTTGTGATGGAGGTCTCCTCCCATGCCCTGGAGCAGAAGCGGGTGGACGGCTGCCACTTCGATGTGGGTATTTTCAGCAACCTGACCCGCGATCACCTGGACTACCATGTCACCATGGAGAGCTACCGGGAAGCCAAACTGCGCCTGTTCAGCGAGCTTCTGAAACCGACGGCGGATAAGCCGTTGCGCCGTGCGGCCATCAACATGGACGACGAACAGGGTGCAACGGTTGCCGCCCGGGCCGCCTGCCCTGTCATCGGCTACGGAATTTGCCGGGGCGATGTGCGGGCCGAGGAACTCTCCCTGAGTGTTGACGGCATAAGGGCCAGGCTGGTCACCCCCAAAGGCTCCATCGACGTATCATCGCGCCTGCTGGGGCGCTTCAACCTCTCCAACATCCTGGCGGCTGTGTCCGCCGGCATTGCCCTGGATCTGCCGCTGGAGGCGATCCGAGCCGGCATCGAAGGGCATGCCACCGTGCCGGGGCGCATGGAGCGGGTGGACAATCGCTGCGGGATCACGCTGCTGGTGGACTATGCCCACACCGGCGATGCCCTGGAGAACGTGCTGACCACCCTGAAGGAACTGGCACAGGGGCGTATCATCACCGTTTTCGGCTGCGGCGGCGACCGAGATCCGGGTAAACGCCCGATCATGGGGAGGATCGCTGCCAGCATGAGCGACCTGGCCATCGTCACCTCGGACAACCCCAGAACTGAGGATCCCTTCTCCATCCTGGAGCAGATCAGGGGAGGCATTACCCCTCTGGGGATCAGGGAGTACGGCGTGGATGAACTGGCGGACCGCTCAGGGAAGGGGTTGGCCGAAGGCGCTGATAAGGGGTTCGTGTCGCTGGAGAACCGTCGCGAGGCCATCAGCCTGGCGGTGCGTCTGGCGCGACCGGGGGATATCGTGCTCCTGGCCGGCAAGGGACATGAGGATTACCAGATCATCGGCAGGACGAAGCATCACTTCGATGATCGCGAAGAGGCCAGGCTGGCGCTGGCGGAAAAGGAAGGGTAG
- the mraZ gene encoding division/cell wall cluster transcriptional repressor MraZ, producing MPDKDAIFGGEHPSTIDSKGRTCIPARFREALVQAFADERFVMTKARPISLGGERYARGLSVYPLSAWNDIKRRALANEGGYTSTQLDSIKRQFLNPAVECLADKLGRVLIPPSLRSHAGLERELWFVGMDGRFDIWSRDTYDRVNDQDEQNLPADLTAIGF from the coding sequence GTGCCCGATAAAGACGCCATATTCGGTGGAGAACATCCCAGCACCATCGACAGCAAGGGAAGGACCTGCATACCGGCCAGATTCCGCGAGGCACTGGTCCAGGCTTTTGCTGACGAGCGTTTCGTCATGACCAAGGCCCGACCGATCAGCCTGGGGGGTGAACGGTATGCCCGCGGCCTCTCGGTCTACCCGCTCTCCGCCTGGAACGATATCAAGCGCAGGGCCCTGGCCAACGAGGGGGGCTACACCTCGACGCAACTGGACAGCATCAAGCGCCAGTTCCTGAACCCGGCCGTGGAATGCCTGGCCGACAAGCTGGGCAGGGTGCTGATCCCCCCTTCGCTGCGCAGCCATGCCGGACTGGAGCGAGAGCTGTGGTTCGTGGGCATGGACGGGCGCTTCGATATCTGGAGCAGGGACACCTATGACAGAGTCAATGACCAGGATGAGCAGAACCTTCCTGCGGATTTGACGGCGATCGGTTTCTAG
- the ftsW gene encoding putative lipid II flippase FtsW translates to MLKKLENYDLVIMAMAIALTCFGVVMVFSASSVMADKRYHDGFFFLKRQGMFAVIGLGIMLGVMRVEYHFWKRMAVPALLLCLVLLVMVLIPGIGGKAGGSSRWIKLPGFNLQPSEMAKLALIMYMAYSLDKKQHKIKEFASGIIPYMIVLALLIGCLAAQPDLGGALTLVAVAFTMLFAAGTRLAHILSMVLLALPLLAYKLSHGYHKGRMEAWSDPWSDPAGKGFQIIQSWLALGTGGLFGQGLGEGKQKLFYLPEAHTDFILSVVGEELGFMGVLVIVAMFVMLVYRALCIAAAAPDAFGRFLALGIAVLFGIEATVNMGVITGLFPTKGLALPFISYGGSSLLISLFAVGILLNISSGLKITPIGLPEGQ, encoded by the coding sequence ATGCTCAAGAAACTCGAAAACTATGACCTGGTCATCATGGCCATGGCCATCGCCCTGACCTGCTTCGGGGTGGTGATGGTCTTTTCAGCCTCCTCGGTCATGGCCGACAAGCGCTACCATGACGGCTTCTTCTTCCTCAAGCGCCAGGGGATGTTCGCCGTTATCGGCCTGGGGATCATGCTGGGAGTCATGCGCGTGGAGTACCACTTCTGGAAGAGGATGGCGGTTCCGGCGCTTCTGCTCTGTCTGGTGCTGCTGGTGATGGTGCTGATCCCGGGCATCGGCGGCAAGGCAGGCGGATCGTCGCGCTGGATCAAGCTGCCCGGCTTCAACCTGCAGCCGTCGGAAATGGCAAAGCTGGCGCTGATCATGTACATGGCCTATTCCCTGGACAAGAAGCAACACAAGATCAAGGAGTTCGCCTCGGGAATCATCCCCTACATGATTGTCCTGGCCCTCCTGATCGGCTGTCTGGCAGCCCAGCCCGACCTGGGGGGAGCCCTGACCCTGGTGGCGGTGGCTTTCACCATGCTCTTTGCCGCCGGTACCCGTCTGGCCCATATCCTCTCCATGGTCCTGTTGGCGCTGCCGCTTCTGGCCTACAAGCTGAGCCACGGCTATCACAAGGGGCGCATGGAGGCCTGGAGCGATCCCTGGAGCGATCCGGCCGGCAAAGGATTCCAGATCATCCAGTCCTGGCTGGCCCTGGGCACCGGCGGCCTGTTCGGCCAGGGGCTGGGGGAGGGTAAGCAGAAGCTGTTCTATCTTCCCGAGGCCCACACCGACTTCATCCTCTCCGTGGTGGGGGAGGAGCTGGGATTCATGGGGGTACTGGTCATTGTCGCCATGTTCGTCATGCTGGTGTACCGCGCACTGTGCATCGCGGCTGCTGCACCCGACGCCTTCGGCCGTTTCCTGGCCCTGGGAATCGCGGTCCTGTTCGGCATCGAAGCCACGGTCAACATGGGGGTGATCACCGGCCTGTTTCCCACCAAGGGACTGGCCCTGCCGTTCATCAGTTACGGCGGCAGCTCGCTTTTGATCAGCCTGTTCGCCGTCGGTATTCTGCTCAATATCTCGTCCGGGCTGAAGATCACCCCCATCGGCCTGCCGGAGGGTCAATGA
- the ftsL gene encoding cell division protein FtsL translates to MSQAKTEYGKVAAPRAIGGAGLSIQRLDMFRSLMVGMVLLTIVSVFHVWSRFKLIDLNLEIAEISRQLKDAEQEQKRLKLEVASLRTPSRIETIAKDELGMALPTEQQVIIVK, encoded by the coding sequence ATGTCACAGGCAAAAACCGAGTACGGCAAGGTAGCCGCGCCGCGCGCCATCGGCGGAGCGGGACTGTCCATTCAGCGGCTTGACATGTTCAGGTCTCTCATGGTCGGCATGGTCCTGTTGACCATCGTATCGGTCTTTCACGTCTGGTCGCGCTTCAAGCTGATCGACCTGAACCTGGAAATTGCCGAGATCAGTCGCCAGCTCAAGGATGCGGAGCAGGAACAGAAGCGGCTCAAGCTGGAGGTTGCCTCCCTGCGCACCCCCTCACGCATCGAAACCATCGCCAAGGACGAACTGGGCATGGCGCTTCCGACCGAACAGCAGGTGATCATTGTCAAATGA
- a CDS encoding penicillin-binding protein, translated as MRDDREKWARTRIVIIGFFFGLLFMAVSAKAFKLQILQHEEMVKRAERQHQRSVPLTPGRGAIMDRNGNNLAVSVEMYSCYGEARHIQDVEATATALAPFLEVPRQEIVRKIRNSRNFVWLERRIPPERATRIRNLKLRGIGFAPETKRFYPNSEVAAHVIGFTGIDPNGLDGVEFKYDSVILGNTGLLVTERDALGRDIAPRAELVKSSSPGKNVVLTLDKNIQYITEKELAQAVTSSGAKGGMALVLEPDSGRVLAMANYPTFNPNSYFRYSHAELRNRAVADSFEPGSTFKVFLIAAALNERLVRPTDAFHCENGSYTIATHTVHDTHSYGRLSVSDILKYSSNIGAAKIGFKLGSDRLSRYLHNFGFGERSGIDLPGESPGNMRSRQRWYGIDLATISFGQGISASSIQLATAISAVANGGNLMKPYVVERILDDSGNELQRFTPQVVRRVISADTAAKVTRMMETVTAEGGTGTNAAVEGFRVAGKTGTAQKADPVTRRYSASKRTASFIGFIPADRPRLTILVVIDEPRTSSYGGVVAAPAFRGIALNSLAYLKVLPKNGTLRKPGPMEAKSREAEQRDSMSEGDALDMPVSGEVMPDFHGMSMRRVLQVMEKRNINIRLLGSGRAMEQNPPPGQPIRSVDEVWIRFVPSA; from the coding sequence ATGAGAGACGACCGTGAAAAATGGGCCAGGACCCGGATAGTCATCATCGGGTTTTTCTTTGGCCTGTTGTTCATGGCTGTCAGCGCCAAAGCCTTCAAGCTCCAGATCCTGCAGCACGAGGAGATGGTCAAGAGAGCCGAACGTCAGCACCAGCGCTCCGTACCGCTCACCCCGGGGCGCGGCGCCATCATGGACCGCAACGGCAACAACCTGGCCGTGTCCGTGGAGATGTATTCCTGCTACGGCGAGGCGCGCCATATCCAGGACGTAGAGGCAACCGCGACGGCTTTGGCGCCTTTCCTGGAGGTTCCCCGCCAGGAGATCGTCAGGAAAATACGCAACAGCAGGAATTTTGTCTGGCTGGAACGGCGGATCCCGCCCGAGCGGGCGACCAGAATCAGGAATCTCAAGCTGCGCGGCATCGGCTTTGCCCCGGAGACGAAACGTTTCTACCCCAATTCCGAAGTTGCCGCCCATGTGATCGGTTTCACCGGCATCGATCCCAATGGCCTGGACGGGGTGGAGTTCAAGTACGATTCGGTCATTTTGGGCAATACCGGCCTGCTGGTGACGGAGCGGGATGCCCTGGGCCGCGACATCGCCCCGCGGGCCGAACTGGTCAAGAGCTCGTCCCCCGGCAAGAACGTCGTGCTCACCCTGGACAAGAACATCCAGTACATAACGGAAAAGGAGCTGGCCCAGGCGGTAACCTCCAGCGGCGCCAAAGGTGGCATGGCCCTGGTGCTGGAGCCTGACAGCGGCAGGGTGCTGGCCATGGCCAACTACCCGACCTTCAACCCCAACTCCTATTTCCGCTATTCCCATGCTGAACTGCGTAACCGGGCCGTTGCTGACAGCTTCGAGCCCGGTTCGACCTTCAAGGTATTTCTGATCGCCGCTGCCCTGAATGAGAGGCTGGTCCGGCCCACGGATGCCTTCCATTGCGAGAACGGCAGCTACACCATCGCCACCCACACCGTTCACGACACCCACAGCTACGGACGTCTGTCGGTATCGGATATCCTCAAATATTCCAGCAATATCGGAGCCGCCAAGATCGGCTTCAAGCTGGGCAGCGACCGGCTCTCCCGCTATCTGCACAACTTCGGTTTCGGCGAGCGCTCCGGCATCGATCTGCCCGGCGAGTCGCCGGGCAACATGCGCAGCAGGCAGCGCTGGTATGGCATCGATCTGGCCACCATCTCCTTCGGCCAGGGCATATCCGCCTCCTCGATTCAACTGGCAACGGCGATCTCGGCCGTGGCCAATGGCGGCAACCTGATGAAGCCGTATGTGGTGGAGCGCATCCTGGACGACAGTGGCAACGAGTTGCAGAGATTCACCCCCCAGGTGGTGCGCCGGGTAATTTCGGCCGATACGGCCGCAAAGGTCACCAGGATGATGGAGACGGTCACCGCCGAGGGGGGAACCGGGACCAATGCCGCCGTGGAGGGATTCCGGGTGGCCGGCAAGACCGGCACGGCCCAGAAGGCCGACCCGGTGACCCGCCGCTACTCCGCCTCAAAACGGACCGCCTCGTTCATCGGCTTCATCCCCGCCGACAGGCCGCGGCTGACCATTCTGGTGGTTATCGATGAACCCAGAACCAGTTCCTACGGCGGCGTGGTGGCGGCGCCCGCCTTCCGCGGTATCGCGCTCAACAGCCTGGCCTATCTGAAGGTCCTGCCCAAAAATGGCACGCTCAGGAAACCCGGCCCCATGGAGGCAAAGTCCCGGGAAGCCGAACAGCGGGACAGCATGTCCGAGGGGGACGCGCTGGACATGCCGGTGAGCGGCGAGGTCATGCCCGATTTCCACGGCATGAGCATGCGCCGGGTCCTGCAGGTCATGGAAAAACGGAACATCAACATCAGGCTGTTGGGCAGCGGCCGCGCCATGGAACAGAACCCCCCTCCGGGGCAGCCTATCAGGAGTGTTGACGAAGTATGGATCAGGTTCGTACCCTCGGCATGA
- the murD gene encoding UDP-N-acetylmuramoyl-L-alanine--D-glutamate ligase, producing MELNDKKVLVVGLAKTGVACARFLASRGARVTVTDMRDEAALAGQLALLEGRGIRRELTRHDAGTFTQSHLIVVSPGVPRTLPQLVMAHEAGVEIISEIELASRFIQAPLVAITGTNGKTTATTITGDIFIKNGFRTFVGGNIGNPLIELLESAEPVERVVAEISSFQLEWIRAFRPAVAALLNLSEDHLDRYASYREYIEAKLRIFENQTADDYAVVNADDELVMEHSRGLRACLFPFSRKQELDEGIFHREGLIVWRHNGREERFPTAGFRLQGVHNLENIMAALACSLLLECRPTESLACVREFEALHHRMEFVRELNGVRWYEDSKATNVGSVEKALESFDAITLIAGGKDKGGSYSPLSRLVRERVRHLVLIGEAAGRMQEELGTLTDTRRAATLEEAVSLAAELTAPGGTVLMSPACSSFDMFRDYEERAQRYIAAVKAL from the coding sequence ATGGAACTGAACGACAAGAAGGTGCTGGTGGTCGGCCTGGCCAAGACCGGTGTGGCCTGCGCCCGCTTCCTGGCTTCACGGGGTGCGCGGGTGACGGTCACCGACATGCGCGACGAGGCCGCCCTGGCGGGGCAGCTGGCCCTGCTGGAGGGGCGCGGGATCAGGCGGGAGTTGACCCGCCACGACGCCGGGACCTTCACGCAGAGCCACCTGATCGTGGTCAGCCCGGGGGTTCCCCGCACCCTGCCGCAGCTGGTCATGGCGCACGAGGCAGGGGTGGAGATCATCAGCGAGATAGAGCTGGCTTCCCGCTTCATCCAGGCGCCGCTGGTGGCCATCACCGGAACCAACGGCAAGACCACCGCCACCACCATCACCGGCGACATCTTCATCAAGAACGGCTTTCGCACCTTCGTGGGGGGCAATATCGGCAATCCGCTGATCGAGCTGCTGGAGTCCGCGGAACCGGTGGAGAGGGTGGTGGCAGAGATCAGCTCCTTCCAGCTGGAGTGGATCAGAGCTTTCCGCCCCGCTGTGGCCGCGCTTTTGAACCTGAGCGAGGATCACCTGGACCGCTACGCCTCCTACCGGGAGTACATCGAGGCCAAGCTGCGCATCTTCGAGAACCAGACCGCGGATGACTACGCCGTGGTCAACGCCGACGACGAGCTGGTAATGGAGCATAGCCGTGGTCTCAGGGCGTGCCTGTTCCCCTTCAGCCGGAAACAGGAGCTTGATGAGGGGATCTTCCACCGGGAAGGGCTCATCGTCTGGCGTCACAACGGTCGGGAGGAACGTTTCCCCACCGCCGGCTTCCGCCTCCAGGGGGTGCATAACCTGGAGAACATCATGGCCGCCCTGGCATGTAGCCTGCTGCTGGAGTGCCGGCCGACCGAGAGCCTGGCCTGCGTGCGCGAGTTCGAGGCCCTGCACCACCGCATGGAGTTCGTGCGCGAACTGAACGGCGTGCGCTGGTACGAGGACAGCAAGGCCACCAACGTGGGCAGCGTGGAGAAGGCCCTGGAGAGTTTCGACGCCATAACCCTGATCGCCGGCGGCAAGGACAAGGGGGGCTCCTACTCCCCGCTCTCGCGGCTGGTGCGGGAGCGGGTGCGCCATCTGGTGCTGATCGGCGAGGCGGCCGGCCGCATGCAGGAGGAGCTGGGGACGCTGACCGACACCCGCCGGGCCGCGACCCTGGAGGAAGCGGTCAGTCTGGCAGCGGAGCTCACCGCTCCCGGCGGAACGGTACTCATGTCGCCGGCCTGCTCCAGTTTCGACATGTTCCGCGACTACGAGGAGCGGGCCCAGCGCTACATCGCGGCGGTCAAGGCGCTGTAG
- the mraY gene encoding phospho-N-acetylmuramoyl-pentapeptide-transferase, which produces MLYHLLYPLAGDVKLFNIFKYLTFRTIYAMITALLVCFVLGPWVIRVLEGLQARQVIRTDGPESHLQKQGTPTMGGVMILAAIVIPTLLWADLSNQYIWTVLFITIGYGLIGFVDDYKKVVEKNPKGLSPRQKMFWQVLLAGAVGTFLFLKPGFNAQLFVPFFKNFHPDLWFWYIPFVTLVIVGASNAVNLTDGLDGLAIGPVAINAATYMLFSYVAGHATLSAYLQVPRVAGAGELAVLCGAMVGAGLGFLWYNSYPAEVFMGDVGSLSLGGTLGAIAVITKQEILLVIVGGIFVIEALSVIFQVGSYKYRGKRIFRMAPIHHHFELKGVAEPKIIVRFWIITIILALVAISTLKMR; this is translated from the coding sequence ATGCTGTATCACCTGCTCTATCCATTAGCCGGCGATGTCAAGCTGTTCAACATCTTCAAATACCTGACGTTCCGGACCATCTATGCCATGATCACGGCGCTCCTGGTCTGCTTCGTGCTTGGCCCCTGGGTGATCCGCGTGCTGGAGGGACTGCAGGCCCGCCAGGTGATCCGCACCGATGGCCCGGAATCCCACCTGCAGAAGCAGGGCACCCCGACCATGGGAGGGGTGATGATCCTGGCGGCCATTGTCATCCCGACCCTGCTGTGGGCCGACCTCTCCAACCAGTACATCTGGACGGTGCTGTTCATAACCATCGGTTACGGCCTGATCGGCTTTGTTGATGACTACAAGAAGGTGGTGGAGAAGAACCCCAAGGGGCTTTCCCCGCGGCAGAAGATGTTCTGGCAGGTCCTGCTGGCCGGCGCGGTGGGGACGTTTCTGTTCCTGAAGCCCGGATTCAACGCCCAGCTCTTTGTCCCCTTCTTCAAGAACTTCCATCCCGACCTCTGGTTCTGGTACATCCCCTTCGTTACCCTGGTGATCGTGGGGGCCAGCAATGCGGTCAACCTGACCGACGGCCTGGACGGCCTGGCCATCGGTCCGGTGGCCATCAATGCCGCCACCTACATGCTCTTCAGCTATGTCGCCGGTCACGCCACCCTCTCGGCCTACCTGCAGGTCCCGCGGGTGGCGGGCGCGGGAGAGCTGGCCGTTCTCTGCGGCGCCATGGTGGGGGCCGGGCTCGGTTTCCTCTGGTACAACTCCTATCCCGCCGAGGTCTTCATGGGGGATGTGGGCTCGCTCTCCCTGGGAGGGACCCTGGGGGCCATCGCGGTGATCACCAAGCAGGAGATCCTGCTGGTCATCGTGGGGGGGATCTTCGTGATCGAGGCGCTGTCGGTCATCTTCCAGGTGGGATCGTACAAGTACCGCGGCAAGCGTATCTTCCGCATGGCGCCGATCCACCACCACTTCGAACTGAAGGGGGTGGCGGAGCCGAAGATCATCGTCCGCTTCTGGATTATTACCATCATCCTGGCCCTGGTGGCGATCTCCACCCTGAAGATGCGCTAG
- the rsmH gene encoding 16S rRNA (cytosine(1402)-N(4))-methyltransferase RsmH, whose product MAGFQHLSVMPEEVLRFLSPRPGGCYLDGTLGGGGHAALVAERCAPGGGTLIGMDRDLEALKAAAERLSRFGDAVRLLHGNFADIATRLDSLGVDALDGFVLDLGVSSHQLDTARRGFSFQQEGALDMRMDGDSGETAADLVNRLPEHELERIIREYGEERWAKRIASFIVRARSEAPIENTLRLVDIIKGAIPKAKWEERLHPATRTFQALRIAVNHELESLERGLKSAIDRLKPGGRGVVISFHSLEDRIVKHVFREYAAGCTCPRNLPVCVCGRQPRVRVLTGRPVTATEEELRDNPRSRSAKLRAVEKL is encoded by the coding sequence ATGGCCGGCTTCCAGCATCTCTCGGTCATGCCGGAGGAAGTGCTACGCTTCCTCTCCCCCCGCCCCGGCGGCTGCTATCTGGACGGAACCCTGGGTGGCGGCGGGCACGCGGCACTGGTCGCCGAGCGCTGCGCTCCGGGCGGCGGAACCCTGATCGGCATGGATCGGGACCTGGAGGCTTTGAAGGCGGCCGCTGAGCGCCTCTCCCGCTTCGGAGATGCTGTCCGGCTGTTGCATGGCAACTTCGCGGACATCGCCACAAGGCTGGACTCCCTGGGAGTTGACGCCCTTGACGGCTTTGTCCTCGATCTTGGGGTCTCCTCGCACCAGCTTGACACGGCCCGACGCGGCTTCAGCTTCCAGCAGGAGGGGGCGCTGGACATGCGCATGGATGGCGACAGCGGAGAAACGGCTGCTGACCTGGTGAACCGCCTGCCGGAGCATGAGCTGGAACGGATCATCAGGGAGTACGGCGAAGAACGCTGGGCAAAACGGATAGCCTCCTTCATCGTCAGGGCGCGCAGCGAGGCCCCCATTGAGAACACCCTGCGCCTGGTGGACATCATCAAGGGAGCCATTCCCAAGGCAAAGTGGGAAGAGCGTCTGCACCCCGCCACCCGCACCTTCCAGGCGTTGAGGATAGCGGTCAACCATGAGCTGGAGAGCCTTGAACGGGGGCTTAAAAGCGCCATCGATCGCCTCAAACCGGGGGGGCGGGGGGTGGTGATCTCCTTCCACTCCCTGGAGGATCGCATTGTCAAGCATGTCTTCCGTGAGTATGCCGCCGGCTGCACCTGCCCCCGCAACCTGCCGGTCTGTGTCTGCGGCAGGCAACCCCGGGTGCGGGTTCTGACGGGAAGGCCGGTAACGGCTACGGAGGAGGAACTCCGGGACAATCCACGTTCGCGCAGCGCAAAGCTCCGCGCGGTGGAAAAACTGTAG